The region TCACTATTTACATTCGAGTGCCGGACTGTTTCACATGTTTTGAAGCTTTCTTGTTTAACTTGTTAGTGATTGTGACTGGTTTAGGGGGTTCAAACCCTCCAAAATATGAAGATGTTATCAAAAGAAACGAGCGGTCGACCAATCTTCGCGCATGTGCAGTCGACCAACTGAATCTTGAAACACCTGTTAACGTTTGAATCTATCATTTCCCGCCAACGTTTAATGGCGGATGGCCGAAGTTGTAGTCACTGTTGTGTAAACAGTCACTGTACTagatacagataactgaagccatctgttggaaaaaaaatgaatttttttactaGACCTAATATCTGAAATCAGCTCGTAAATATCTTGCTTCGATCTCGATTTACAAGGCGTTTCAAAACTTCActttatcttggtttctgttcgagatattcgagaaattctaaaacgtttttttcagtaatttttatggtttatttgGTACTCATAACAATTCATAGAAATTGATTACTGTCAGCTGTCTATGGAGAGAATAACTTTGATGGGGGGTACAAGAGACCATCAGGTCGCAGGGAAACGAAAAATCCCttatcaaatattaattttgagccAAATTTTGACAGGCACAGAGACTGTGTAATTAGTACTTACACAAATACTTTTTATCGGTATAAACCACCGTCTAGAGCCGGACTCATTACTTTcattgagatggagcagtacAAGGATAACGGCCATACTGCGAAAGAAATTCAGAAACTTACAGTTTAAAGTTCTTTTCTCAACAAATGGGATTCCATCTCTGTTGCTCCCATTAGATATCAACAATATCAAGACGTATCGTTGCCATTAGTGTATACAGAAATGACAAAGTTTGATGTGAGCTTCATAAGAAACCAGTGATCTTACGATCTTAGGTGGTCAATCTTATTTGAAGCAGATTGATCCAGAAGGCTCAAAAGAGAATAAATCAATACGAAAGCCATAACAGTCTGCCTGTTCTCGAAAATATGGATGCAGTTTATGAAATGATTTTCTCAAACTGTCGAATTTGGctgaaatgaatattaaagGCACTCATTTCAGTATTCACGTTATGAAAGAATAACCTTCAAATGTTTTACTAGTATTGTGCAATAGTTGTTGACAATTCAAACCCTATTGTACTTCTTTCATGAAGAAACAGACCAGCAATCGATTAAATGGAGACAAGACTTAGGACTTCAAGTCCTAAGAGGATTACAACAATTTGATCGAAATGAATTTGTCTGAGTGCGATCCCAGGGTGGCGtcaagggggtcatgaccccttcaaaatgaaatcacctaacacttaatatgcgtttcaagcagacaaGGTACGAAAtggaataaataacaatatcagTTGTGAATTACAAAATTCACATCTTTGCCGTCGAAGAGTACAACAATTACCCAATTGGTACACAAACATGTAATGGCATCAATATAAACAAATCATTTCGTCGAAGAATTAATATCTGATCAAGTTTACATCATCAAATAGATAAGAATACAAATAAGGGTAACACAAAAATTAGTGAGTAGATCGTAGCAATAGGTTTACAATCCTCATCGCTAAAGAACGTGTTTCAACTGAAATTGCAGGTGAAATGACTGTTGGCACGTTCGAAtgtttgatgattttattaCCTTTGTTGTTGCTGTTATTGGTAGACCAGAAAGGGcatattttttggaatttttttcgacaTTTGAATAGGAAAAAGAACAGGCATATGTTTCGTATTgtgtttcaaatgaaattgcAGAAGTAATTACGGACGTAACTGTTAATGTCGGCTCTTTTGattatttgatgattttattACCCTTTGTTGTTGTTTGGGCAAATTTTTCTGAGATTTTTTCTTGAAGCCCATAACGCCCTTGGATTCGATAAAATTATCTATTCGTATCCATTTCTGATCCTGACTGTACTTAAAATGCACATGCTTTCAGGAATAATTCAGACGTTAAAAATTTCCCCATGAAATGCCAACACTTTTCTACCTCTTTGAAGAGACTTAACTGAAATTAGGGATCTCTCACAAAGTTTTTGATGAACATAACCTCAAACATTTCTTCGAAGTTTGCAGCTCTGCAATAAGCTCTTGAACGAACATCAAAAAAGAAGGTTAAGAGATCAGCTTAGTAAAAGACAGAAAAAAGGCCCAGTATAATAAGGAGTTAAGTAATCAGCCCAGAAACAAACACGAAGGAAGCCAAATTTAAAAAGGGGTTTATTCACAGATGTCTGGCACCATTACGTCATACCTTTTTTGACGCCACTTCCAGGGCTAATTTCGGAACGGTGAatattgaacaattttacattttttacaaGTTAtacttgaataaatattttttcgttcGTAATTTTTGAGAGATCAATATCACATTTTCTAATCCGATTCTGACAAATAATGCAAAATATCTTATATCACTTCAAATGAATAATCTCTCTGCAATCAATTTCtgagaaaacaaacaaatgaaaacaatgcaaaatttcatcttctgATCACAATATTTTCACTCGtacagaaaaaaaacatatttgtaagtatcatttaaaaaatgaaaagattgtgataattttggatatttggggttttgaaatacagagtattcactaatacacagataatggttttaatcgtttattctcaaaacactcTCGTAAGTCTCACTTTTTCTCTAAGCAAGTTCTAGAAGGTTGAACGAAAGGGAACCTTAACCCAGAAGggagctcaacccagttcagctgtctgaacgcaagggagcccaacccagaagggggctcaacccagttcagctatctgaacgcaagggagttcaactcagaagggggctcaacccagttcagctgtctgaacgcaagggagcccaacccagaagggggctcatcccagttcagctgtctgaacagAAGACGTGACAGAAGGACTAAAACATTCAGGTTATGTCACTGACGtttgctctcgatcatcgaagatctatatttgttttctctctcgatggccgcGCCACGTGCAGACTCGCAGCGCAACCTACGACGTtgaagtaaaacttcaagtgtatggttggttgtctctctcgaaatttgttcggatgaagtaatattctaacagatAAAAAGTATTGTATTATTATGTAGAGTTGTAGCAATCCATGTTTTCATGTATGTAGTTATATTTTCGATAAACgatgtttttttaaatatatttttcatagtgccataatagttatttataatacaagtgcagaaggcattgatattcttccacgagttcaaaattcaaaaacgagccacgaagtggcgagttttggaatgaacgagtggtagaatgagccttctgtacgagtattatacaatattttctctaattcattgcattttcattgaaataaatgaaatatttccataaatataatttagtgatttttgcattggaaaatgttggttggcagaactgatttctttaaggcaaattgatgaattgacagataaagccgtggcggaaagtttgaagtgccaacatagaataataaaatataaccatgaaaactgtgcgtttctgatatattctcgcacgattttgttctacaagatgtggaagaatgaacggaataaccacagaatttgAGAAAAACATTCTTGTTTATTATGAATATGCAATATCGTTTAAAATGTCCTATTATTCTGAACAGTTTAATATAAGACAAAATGAGCAAGATATACCATCCAATATTATATTTCAGATTAATcgaagaaacttgaaatttaaaaaatcaattatcaaattcaacaaattatcaaaggtaatatTACCAGTGGTTCtaattttatcgataatttcCTCTTTCACATAAAAACTTGTTCATTTGGCAAAAATATTACCCTtttatttgaatgtttttgcctctaataaacaagtttgagtaattaaaataaaaaaaattgtgataaaatttgaagaacgagttgtatttgggaaattttttttcaacattttaaatgttcaatattttcttgggTGATGGCGCTGAATCAGTTtatgttcatttttcaataaaattcgaaGCACTTTAAGCTGTCTATAATGACAAATTCGAAGTAAAATTTTGGCGTTTTAATGTAAACAAGGTATTATCGATTAGGAAGCAGTTTTTTCAGTATAATCCCGAATGATTGGCTAGAATAAGGCATTACTATCAGTTGAAACCACCAAAATGTCAGaatttgacatgtgaaaaaataatcaagaatattcaataatgtGTGAATACTGAAATTAAACTCAAGTACTGATTCACCTTCTacttgtttttattttgaaatgttgtggttttatgtatttttattttatatttcacgaTTAAATGACCCTTGTGGGGAATAAAATGTCAATATCCTAAGTCCTTCTATCCTCCCTATCTACCTCTCAATTAAAATTGTTCTAACCCTTCCTTTTTTAGGTTTTACCAATATGCAATGTACTTTTTGGACGAAGTCGGCGTTGAGGAAGAAAAAGTTGGAATCAAAGAAGAATCGGAAGATTCAGATACAACCGAAACAATCTACATTGTCAATTCCGAATACAATTCGGACCTCGTAATCAAAACCGAAGCAGACGATTCGGATTTTTTCAGTCAAAAAGGAATTCGAAGGAAATTGACCGAAAACGATGAGTCTGAAAAAACTGGACTGTGTCACGTGTGCGGAAAAACTGTTTCTAGAATGACTCCCCATATGAGAAGGCATAATATGTCCTACAAATGCAAGCAGTGTCCTATGGGCTTCAGCAACATGAAAGAGTTGAACAAGCACATGAGGAACCATGAACATACCATATATTGTTGCATTAGCTGTTCTTCATACTACAGCAACCCTTTGGACCTGTGCCGACACCAAGTTAAACACTTCAGCGAATATAGATGCATCTTCTGTGACTTCTCAACCGAACATCTGTCTGTCATTACGTTGCATCTGAACAGACACGAAAAGCCCGTGGTCTACGAGTGCGACCAGTGCGGACGTGGTTTCAGCACAGAATACTTGATGAAAACGCATCAGCAAATCCATACGGGCATCAAAAGGTACCAGTGCGATTTTTGTCCGAAGAAATTTGCAACCGAGAACTACAAGAACTGTCACATGAAGTACAATCATAGTGAGGAATTGACGGGGGTAAAAAACATTTATAAATGCCGGGTTTGCTATCGGGAGTTTAGTTTCGAGAAAAGCTTAACCCGCCATCTTAGTGTAATCCATAATATAGGTATAAGCAGGAAAGTCGAATGTCCCATATGTTCGAAAGTGATTGCGAActctttcaatttgaaaatgcaCATGTCAATACATACGGGGGAGAAGCAACATGTTTGTGAACTATGCGGTAAAGCGTTCAGAGATAGGGGTCATTTGAAAAGACATAATAAAGTTCATTTGAAGAGGGGCGAAGAGATGTACCTGTGAATTTTCTTACTATTAATGTTATGTTAAAGGTTGATTTTGTCgaaatttgtttttatgttACTGAGTTGACCAGAATGAATGTTACCAATGAACATTTGTAAAATAAAGCTTTATTTTTTCAGTACacttgtttttatttcatttatatatatttaagcTCAACTTGAATTGCAGACAGATTTTCTTCAGTATAATGGGAAGTTAATTGAAAAACTAGTATTGGGGGGCTGCCGACAGGACCagcatatcgaaaatatttgcCGGGGTGCCAAATTTTAATGGAGCAAAGTaatgaataaaacaaaacataCTTTTCGACACCAATCtttttagtgaaataaaaaaaaatttaagcgcCAATTTGTTGAAATCGAATAGACGATCCCAACTAGTTAGGAAAATATAAATAGGTACTAAACTGCACATTTAGCAAAATGCAAATGATCAGACCTCTTAATAGTTTTCAGATTTTGTTCATATATGTAATCCCAAACCTAAAATGGTCCAACCAAATCCGATCTGTATTGAGCAGAGCggtgaattttcattttgccggggcgccaaaatgtctggcggcggccctcaCTATTGATCTTAAGAAGTCATGGCTcgttatatttgatttttttcttggtTGTTATTCTGCAGAGAACGAAACATAAAACTAATCCAAAGAAAACTTTTTGATACAAATATTCTTCCAGACATTTATTATTCTCGATCCCAGAATATATCAGCCCATTTGCAattaaaatccaaaaaaaagcAAAGTAGCTGAACCCcctgaaaaaaacatttcaaatttcatgacAGAATAGATGCtaagatttcgagaaaaaatgtatcaaaaaaaactgtttcgaaaaattgtttttttgaaatttcattcctcgAATTCAATCTTCAATATGCCAATAAActattttttctatttgaatatttagaatgtcgtaatttccataaaaaatatataatttaataaattaattttagaaCATTCAAAAAATGTTCTCTCTATCCCCCTTTCgatatattattacatttttcatatttc is a window of Harmonia axyridis chromosome 2, icHarAxyr1.1, whole genome shotgun sequence DNA encoding:
- the LOC123672899 gene encoding zinc finger protein 2-like; the protein is MYFLDEVGVEEEKVGIKEESEDSDTTETIYIVNSEYNSDLVIKTEADDSDFFSQKGIRRKLTENDESEKTGLCHVCGKTVSRMTPHMRRHNMSYKCKQCPMGFSNMKELNKHMRNHEHTIYCCISCSSYYSNPLDLCRHQVKHFSEYRCIFCDFSTEHLSVITLHLNRHEKPVVYECDQCGRGFSTEYLMKTHQQIHTGIKRYQCDFCPKKFATENYKNCHMKYNHSEELTGVKNIYKCRVCYREFSFEKSLTRHLSVIHNIGISRKVECPICSKVIANSFNLKMHMSIHTGEKQHVCELCGKAFRDRGHLKRHNKVHLKRGEEMYL